A window of the Zonotrichia leucophrys gambelii isolate GWCS_2022_RI chromosome 18, RI_Zleu_2.0, whole genome shotgun sequence genome harbors these coding sequences:
- the LOC135455541 gene encoding serine/threonine-protein kinase PAK 1-like, with translation VLLEKEQDHTASSELPCQTQGELFPARGQEEQLRQQVEEPQENGQNIKAEPQAELPEAQSAIMAVKRKNKEDMGRIQEENLHQQRGDQQNQVNERVAATPLMKCPLFCLLENMKEQLDAELQTAHSMIKARHKRLEEEMKIIREKLNCFRQSLQNQVAIKKINLQGVRRKELTFNEIMIMKRYRSPNVVNYLDSYLLGEELLLVIEYMDGGVLSDIVSQTCLSEDEMAAISRECLQGLDFLHSNDVIHRDVKSDNILLKTDGSVKLADFGLATQLTPEQSKRCSLTGTPWWMAPEVVTGQPYGPKVDIWSFGIVGIEMIEQEPPYLSESSGTATHLIATVGTPQLRQPKLLSALLRDFLSCCLQTDEERRWSAKELLQHPFVTSAKPPFILAQLIKSVKKTNNPNPKP, from the exons GTGCTTCTAGAGAAAGAGCAGGACCACACTGCTTCATCTGAGCTGCCATGCCAGACTCAGGgagagctgttccctgcccgagggcaggaagagcagctgaggcagcaggTGGAAGAGCCACAGGAGAATGGCCAG AACATCAAGGCAGAgccacaagcagagctgcccGAAGCTCAGAGTGCCATCATGGCAGTGAAGAGAAAGAACAAGGAAGACATGGGAAGAATTCAAGAGGAGAATCTCCATCAGCAGAGGGGTGATCAACAAAACCAGGTGAATGAAAGAGTGGCAGCCACTCCACTCATGAAATGTCCTCTCTTTTGTTTATTAGAGAACATGAAGGAACAGCTGGATGCAGAGCTTCAGACAGCTCACAGTATGATCAAGGCAAGGCATAAGCGGctggaggaagaaatgaaaatcatcAGAGAGAAACTCAATTGCTTCCGTCAGTCTCTGCAAAACCAA gtggcaataaaaaaaataaatcttcaaggagtgaggaggaaggagctaaCCTTTAATGAAATAATGATCATGAAGAGATATAGGAGTCCCAATGTTGTGAATTATTTGGACAG ctACCTTCTGGGCGAGGAACTCTTGCTGGTTATAGAGTACATGGATGGAGGTGTCCTGAGCGATATCGTCAGCCAGACCTGCCTGTCTGAAGATGAGATGGCAGCCATCAGTCGGGAG tgcctgcaaggACTGGATTTTCTTCATTCCAATGATGTGATCCATCGAGACGTGAAGAGTGACAACATCCTTCTCAAAACTGACGGCTCTGTCAAGCTGG cCGATTTTGGCCTCGCTACGCAGCTCACCCCTGAGCAGAGCAAACGCTGCTCGCTAACCGGGACTCCTTGGTGGATGGCGCCTGAAGTGGTGACAGGTCAACCATATGGCCCCAAAGTGGACATATGGTCTTTTGGAATTGTGGGAATTGAAATGATAGAACAAGAACCTCCTTACTTGAGCGAAAGTTCAGGCACG gctacaCACCTGATAGCCACAGTAGGGACTCCACAGCTGCGGCAGCCCAAGCTCCTCTCGGCTTTGCTGCGtgacttcctgagctgctgcctgcagacagaCGAGGAGCGGCGCTGGTCTgccaaggagctcctgcag CATCCATTTGTAACTTCAGCCAAGCCACCATTCATCCTGGCACAACTCATCAAGTCAGTGAAGAAGACTaataaccctaaccctaaaccctaA